A single window of Streptomyces sudanensis DNA harbors:
- a CDS encoding IS630 family transposase, translating into MPGPKPLSLELSERERRVLRGWLRKRTAGQALVLRARIVLACAEGRPNAQVAQELGISRETVRKWRSRFAADRLEGLVDAPRSGAPRRITDEQVESLVARTLDQAPPSGDSHWSTRSMAQAAGMSQSAVSRIWRAFGLKPHIVQTWKLSTDPQFVTKVRDVVGIYLSPPENALVLAVDEKSQIQALDRTQPVLPMSPTTPARMTHDYVRHGTTSLFAALDIASGSVIAQHYRRHRHQEFLRFLKTIDAAVPKNLDLHLVLDNYATHKTEAVKKWLLRHPRFHLHFTPTSASWLNLVERWFAELTCRKLRRSAHRSVTELERDIRRWINEWNKNPKPFVWTKTADDILGTLAAYCTRTNDSGH; encoded by the coding sequence ATGCCGGGTCCGAAGCCGTTGTCATTGGAGTTGTCCGAGCGCGAGCGCAGGGTTCTGCGGGGCTGGTTGCGCAAGCGGACCGCGGGGCAGGCCCTGGTGCTGCGCGCGAGGATCGTGCTGGCGTGTGCCGAGGGCCGCCCGAACGCGCAGGTCGCGCAAGAGCTCGGTATCTCGCGGGAGACGGTGCGCAAGTGGCGGTCCAGGTTCGCTGCCGACCGTCTTGAGGGGCTGGTCGACGCTCCGCGCTCCGGTGCCCCGCGCCGGATCACCGACGAGCAGGTGGAGTCCCTGGTCGCCCGGACCCTGGACCAGGCGCCCCCTTCGGGGGATTCGCACTGGTCGACGCGGTCGATGGCCCAAGCCGCGGGCATGTCGCAGTCGGCCGTCTCGCGGATCTGGCGGGCGTTCGGCCTCAAGCCGCACATCGTGCAGACATGGAAGCTGTCCACCGACCCGCAGTTCGTGACCAAGGTCCGCGACGTGGTCGGCATCTACCTGTCCCCGCCGGAGAACGCCCTGGTGCTGGCGGTGGACGAGAAGTCGCAGATCCAGGCCCTGGACCGCACCCAGCCGGTGCTGCCCATGTCGCCGACCACGCCGGCGCGGATGACGCACGACTACGTCCGGCACGGCACCACCAGCCTGTTCGCCGCCCTGGACATCGCCTCCGGCTCGGTCATAGCCCAGCACTACCGACGCCACCGCCACCAGGAGTTCCTCCGTTTCCTGAAGACCATCGACGCCGCCGTACCCAAGAACCTGGACCTGCACCTGGTCCTGGACAACTACGCCACCCACAAGACCGAAGCGGTCAAGAAGTGGCTGCTGCGACACCCCCGCTTCCACCTGCACTTCACCCCCACCTCCGCCTCCTGGCTCAACCTCGTCGAGCGCTGGTTCGCCGAGCTGACCTGCCGCAAACTCCGCCGCTCGGCCCACCGCAGCGTCACCGAACTCGAACGCGACATCCGCCGATGGATCAACGAGTGGAACAAGAACCCCAAACCGTTCGTGTGGACCAAGACCGCCGACGACATCCTCGGCACCCTCGCCGCGTACTGCACACGAACTAACGACTCAGGACACTAG
- a CDS encoding branched-chain amino acid ABC transporter substrate-binding protein, with protein MLTLAFHGDLSGGTGATGQAQRNGALIAVDHVNGQRSRPFRFRLTVHDDGGVPSRAATVAERVAADSSVRAVVGPTTDACALAAVPVYHAAPLLTVAVSPDDVHYGSRETNLLQTYLLGRPADQFMAIPCARYIGRADGVHRVVLLDDRTQGDLSWKVCRQVATSLRDAGRTVTTRAVGRAMDAEGLAAGVRADRVDALLFTGDEQRTAALARALASTGYTGVRMGIRQGFGTRFLRAAGAAAEGWVFTTPFVDATRVPAARAFTAAYRARFGTAPPWWAAETYDAVLFLAEAMTHGRTPVTDRGSIVWRVQDVRYRGITRTLSRSTAGGGYYDNEGLFLYRVSGGSFTFLGHHREAGGPTAGPGSGATRHSGAPPSGRQGAPRGR; from the coding sequence GTGCTGACCCTGGCCTTCCACGGGGACCTGTCGGGAGGGACCGGCGCCACCGGGCAGGCCCAGCGCAACGGCGCGCTCATCGCCGTCGATCACGTCAACGGCCAGCGTTCCAGACCGTTCCGGTTCCGCCTGACCGTCCACGACGACGGAGGCGTACCCTCGCGCGCGGCCACCGTCGCCGAACGGGTCGCCGCCGACTCCTCGGTACGAGCGGTGGTGGGGCCGACGACCGACGCCTGCGCACTGGCCGCCGTGCCGGTGTACCACGCGGCGCCGCTGCTCACGGTGGCGGTATCACCCGATGACGTCCACTACGGGTCCCGTGAGACCAACCTTCTCCAGACGTACCTCCTCGGCCGTCCTGCCGACCAGTTCATGGCGATCCCCTGCGCCCGCTACATAGGCCGCGCCGACGGTGTCCACCGGGTGGTGCTCCTCGACGACCGGACGCAGGGGGACTTGAGCTGGAAGGTGTGCCGACAGGTCGCCACGAGCCTGCGGGATGCCGGCCGCACCGTCACGACCAGGGCCGTCGGCCGGGCGATGGACGCCGAGGGCCTCGCCGCCGGGGTGAGGGCGGACCGTGTCGACGCCCTGCTGTTCACGGGCGACGAGCAGCGCACCGCCGCCCTTGCCCGGGCCCTCGCGTCGACGGGGTACACCGGCGTACGCATGGGAATCCGCCAGGGCTTCGGCACGCGGTTCCTGCGGGCGGCGGGCGCCGCCGCGGAGGGGTGGGTGTTCACCACCCCCTTCGTCGACGCCACCCGTGTCCCCGCCGCCAGGGCGTTCACCGCCGCCTACCGCGCGAGGTTCGGGACGGCGCCCCCCTGGTGGGCCGCCGAGACGTACGACGCGGTCCTCTTCCTCGCCGAGGCCATGACACACGGCCGGACGCCCGTGACGGACCGGGGCTCCATCGTCTGGCGCGTACAGGACGTCCGCTACCGCGGCATCACCCGCACACTCTCCCGCTCGACGGCCGGCGGGGGCTACTACGACAACGAAGGCCTCTTCCTCTACCGGGTGAGCGGTGGGTCCTTCACCTTCCTCGGACACCACAGGGAAGCCGGCGGACCGACGGCCGGGCCCGGCTCCGGGGCCACCCGCCACTCCGGCGCCCCGCCGAGCGGGCGCCAAGGGGCTCCCCGGGGCCGTTGA
- a CDS encoding bifunctional serine/threonine-protein kinase/ABC transporter substrate-binding protein yields the protein MDPLRRSDPARIAGHRLLGRLGEGGMGVVYLARTPGGSLVAVKVVQEEYADDAGFRERFRREVEAARRISSRWAVRLVDAGPDDAAPWLATEFLPGPSLAEAVALHGPLPPWGLRVLGARLAEALDDIHAVGLVHRDVKPGNVLLAPDGPRLIDFGIARAPEDTSLTATGIVVGTPGYLAPEQAGAGDVARVGPAGDMFSLGCVLVYAATGRPPFGTGPVDALLYRTVHDDADVDGVPEETAGVIGGCLEKDPRLRPTAVEVRRALAEGGTGAEEPARWLPEPVLRLIAERSTAALDLPGIDDTEVSGEFVSGDAAGTRGPGRSAPAVEGGNAADEPGAAAGRRRFLALSGGAALVAAGGGTALWAAVGREEAAPAVKPRRPRYTLALHADLSGADKATGRAQERGLRLAVEQFNARRGRPYTLAVRTEDDGGDPRAASRVAKTLAADPAVLAVVGPTTDATAEACLMAYDAALVPVAAVSPGATSLTIQGYRSFLQARFADALLAVSLSIYLRGFAKSRRVGIVEDRAAGNHAWAVANNLSDLLHDEGHPQVPRVVSALRKDFRPVADAMLKAGADSVVFAGYPDRAAQIARVLHDRRFTGARLSTQPILDERFLTAAGEAAEGWLAVAPAADPALLPAGAAFTAAHRRRFGGAPARYSVEAYDTANMFLAGLERLGTARPTRAALLTAVRGTPYQGITKRLAFEKTGELTISRNNGIFLWRVERSAFRCEGPVPLGTYS from the coding sequence ATGGACCCGCTGCGTCGATCCGACCCCGCGCGCATCGCGGGGCACCGACTGCTCGGACGGCTCGGCGAGGGCGGCATGGGTGTCGTCTACCTGGCACGTACGCCTGGCGGGAGCCTGGTGGCGGTCAAGGTCGTGCAGGAGGAGTACGCCGACGACGCGGGCTTCCGGGAGCGGTTCCGGCGCGAGGTGGAGGCGGCCCGGCGGATCTCCAGCCGCTGGGCGGTGCGCCTGGTCGACGCGGGGCCGGACGACGCCGCGCCGTGGCTGGCCACCGAGTTCCTGCCGGGGCCCTCGCTCGCGGAGGCCGTCGCGCTCCACGGACCGCTGCCACCGTGGGGGCTGAGGGTACTGGGGGCCCGTCTCGCCGAAGCGCTCGACGACATCCATGCCGTCGGCCTGGTGCACCGGGACGTCAAACCCGGCAACGTCCTCCTGGCCCCCGACGGGCCCCGGCTGATCGACTTCGGGATCGCCCGGGCCCCTGAGGACACCTCGCTCACGGCCACCGGGATCGTGGTCGGTACGCCCGGTTACCTCGCCCCCGAGCAGGCGGGCGCCGGTGACGTGGCGCGGGTCGGCCCGGCCGGTGACATGTTCTCCCTCGGTTGCGTCCTCGTGTACGCGGCGACCGGTCGGCCCCCCTTCGGTACCGGACCGGTCGACGCACTGCTCTACCGGACGGTGCACGACGACGCCGACGTCGACGGGGTACCGGAGGAGACGGCCGGGGTAATCGGCGGGTGCCTGGAGAAGGACCCGCGGCTCCGCCCGACCGCCGTTGAGGTGCGCCGCGCCCTGGCGGAGGGCGGGACGGGCGCGGAGGAACCCGCCCGGTGGCTTCCGGAACCGGTGCTCCGGCTCATCGCCGAACGCTCCACCGCCGCGCTCGACCTGCCCGGCATCGACGACACCGAGGTCTCGGGAGAATTCGTCAGTGGCGATGCCGCCGGCACGCGCGGCCCCGGGCGGTCCGCCCCGGCCGTCGAGGGCGGGAACGCCGCCGACGAACCCGGTGCCGCGGCGGGCCGACGGCGCTTCCTGGCTCTGTCGGGAGGGGCGGCCCTGGTGGCGGCGGGAGGCGGGACGGCGTTGTGGGCGGCCGTGGGCCGCGAGGAGGCCGCACCGGCGGTGAAGCCGCGCCGCCCGCGGTACACCCTCGCCCTGCACGCCGACCTGAGCGGCGCCGACAAGGCGACCGGCCGGGCCCAGGAGCGCGGGCTGCGCCTCGCCGTGGAGCAGTTCAACGCTCGCCGCGGACGCCCGTACACGCTCGCCGTCAGGACGGAGGACGACGGCGGCGATCCACGGGCCGCGTCCCGCGTCGCGAAGACGCTGGCGGCGGACCCCGCGGTGCTCGCCGTCGTGGGCCCCACCACCGACGCCACCGCGGAAGCCTGCCTGATGGCGTACGACGCGGCCCTGGTGCCCGTGGCCGCCGTCTCCCCCGGAGCGACGAGCCTCACCATTCAGGGGTATCGCTCCTTCTTGCAGGCCCGTTTCGCCGATGCTCTCCTGGCGGTCTCCCTGAGCATCTACCTGCGCGGGTTCGCCAAGTCGCGGCGAGTCGGTATCGTCGAGGACCGCGCGGCCGGCAACCACGCCTGGGCGGTCGCCAACAACCTCAGTGACCTGCTGCACGACGAGGGGCACCCGCAGGTACCCAGGGTCGTCAGTGCCCTGCGTAAGGACTTCCGCCCGGTCGCGGACGCGATGCTGAAAGCGGGCGCCGACTCCGTCGTCTTCGCCGGTTACCCCGACCGGGCGGCGCAGATCGCCAGGGTCCTCCATGACCGCCGCTTCACCGGGGCGCGCCTCTCGACCCAGCCGATCCTCGACGAGCGGTTCCTCACCGCGGCAGGAGAAGCCGCCGAGGGCTGGCTCGCGGTGGCCCCGGCCGCCGACCCCGCGCTCCTCCCGGCCGGGGCGGCGTTCACCGCCGCCCACAGGCGGCGCTTCGGGGGCGCGCCCGCGCGGTACTCCGTCGAGGCGTACGACACCGCGAACATGTTCCTCGCGGGGCTGGAGAGGCTGGGAACCGCCCGCCCCACCCGCGCCGCCCTGCTGACCGCGGTACGCGGCACGCCGTACCAGGGCATCACCAAGAGGCTCGCCTTCGAGAAGACGGGGGAACTCACCATCAGCCGGAACAATGGCATATTTCTCTGGCGCGTCGAGCGGAGCGCGTTCCGGTGCGAGGGCCCGGTTCCGCTGGGAACATACTCCTGA
- a CDS encoding AQJ64_40280 family protein — translation MYFTTRHFSEDGTEHRDCFVDSDGYVYLPYGLADGETVTHWAELPTLPGRTTRLVLGEDVQPALRNAWRAGGPDS, via the coding sequence ATGTACTTCACGACTCGGCACTTCAGTGAGGACGGAACGGAACACAGGGACTGCTTCGTCGACTCCGACGGATACGTCTATCTGCCCTATGGTCTTGCCGATGGTGAGACGGTGACCCACTGGGCTGAGCTGCCCACCCTGCCGGGCAGGACGACACGCCTCGTTCTCGGGGAGGACGTGCAGCCGGCGCTCCGGAACGCATGGCGTGCCGGCGGGCCCGACAGCTGA
- a CDS encoding TlpA disulfide reductase family protein, producing the protein MAVDGTSIRISRGRVRRPRVPTLASVALLSLLSACAWGGSGKGGHPDSGFVTSGDGIDRVEEAHRMKAPRLTGETLQGRKIDLGAYKGKVIVLNVWGSWCTPCRAEAPHLAKVAKDLKADGVEFVGINTRNRDKTEPLKFEKDYGVSYPSFYDPYGKLLLEFPKGSLNPQLIPSTIVIDRQGGIAARAMRALNEDQLRDVLRPLVEER; encoded by the coding sequence ATGGCTGTCGACGGCACGTCCATTCGTATTTCCCGAGGGCGGGTACGACGCCCTCGGGTCCCGACCCTCGCGTCTGTCGCGCTCCTCTCTTTGCTGTCCGCCTGCGCTTGGGGCGGCTCCGGCAAGGGTGGTCATCCGGATTCCGGTTTCGTGACGAGTGGCGACGGCATCGACAGGGTCGAAGAAGCACATCGGATGAAGGCGCCACGACTTACCGGGGAGACCCTGCAGGGCAGAAAGATCGACCTCGGTGCGTATAAGGGAAAAGTGATCGTGCTCAACGTGTGGGGGTCGTGGTGCACGCCCTGCCGTGCCGAGGCACCTCACCTCGCCAAGGTCGCCAAGGACCTCAAGGCCGACGGGGTGGAGTTCGTCGGAATAAACACCCGAAACCGCGACAAGACCGAGCCGTTGAAATTCGAGAAAGATTACGGGGTGTCCTATCCCAGCTTCTACGACCCGTACGGAAAGCTTCTTCTTGAATTCCCCAAGGGGAGCCTGAATCCCCAGCTCATTCCGTCTACGATCGTGATCGACAGGCAAGGCGGGATTGCGGCGCGAGCCATGAGGGCGCTGAACGAGGACCAGTTGAGGGATGTGCTCCGACCTCTCGTGGAGGAGAGGTGA
- a CDS encoding GNAT family N-acetyltransferase → MDTVEPFLTTERLELRPFTAHDEGLLIELDADPEVMRYLTGGRPTPPETVRKEILPRMLRRHPCTGLPGYWAVRERATGEFLGWFELRPLEEDSAEAVELGYRLRRAAWGRGYATEGSRALVERAFTKLGVERITAYTMAVNAGSRRVMEKAGLEYVRTFFEDWPETIEGSEHGEVEYVLTRTEWERHRSDGGAALPG, encoded by the coding sequence ATGGACACCGTGGAGCCCTTCCTCACCACCGAGCGCCTCGAACTGCGCCCCTTCACCGCACACGACGAGGGCCTCCTCATCGAGCTGGACGCCGATCCGGAGGTGATGCGGTACCTCACCGGGGGGCGGCCGACCCCGCCCGAGACGGTGCGGAAGGAGATCCTCCCGAGGATGCTGCGCCGGCACCCGTGCACCGGGTTGCCCGGTTACTGGGCGGTGCGGGAGCGGGCGACGGGGGAGTTCCTCGGATGGTTCGAGCTGCGCCCGCTGGAGGAGGACAGTGCGGAGGCCGTCGAGCTCGGCTATCGGCTGCGCCGGGCCGCATGGGGGCGCGGATACGCCACCGAGGGCTCCCGGGCCCTGGTCGAACGGGCCTTCACGAAGCTGGGCGTGGAGCGGATCACGGCCTACACCATGGCGGTCAACGCCGGTTCGCGCCGCGTCATGGAGAAGGCCGGCCTGGAGTACGTCCGCACCTTCTTCGAGGACTGGCCGGAGACGATCGAGGGCTCGGAGCACGGGGAGGTCGAGTACGTCCTGACCCGGACCGAATGGGAGCGCCACCGGTCCGACGGCGGCGCGGCGCTCCCGGGCTGA
- a CDS encoding alpha/beta fold hydrolase, with protein sequence MPEIELSAGPIHYRDTGGAGPVLVFGHGVPMDGRQWRKVVPLLDGYRCVLPTLPFGGHRRPMRPDADLSHRGVARLLGEFTERLGLDDVTLVLNDWGGGQFLVLEEGHRVARMVLVACEAFDNFPPGPARVPAAVCKVPGGAWLLARLMRVPSIRNGRRGYGGLSLRGVPDEIMDDWFTPIARNGDVRRDFARFATSAPGRKTLLDWSGRLRSFDGPVLVVWATEDPLMPREHGPRLAGLYPEGRLVEIGDSSTLVPEDQPERLAEAITDFLTRTGAEPVRRTA encoded by the coding sequence ATGCCGGAGATCGAGCTGTCCGCCGGACCGATCCACTACCGGGACACCGGCGGCGCGGGCCCGGTGCTGGTGTTCGGCCACGGCGTACCGATGGACGGGAGGCAGTGGCGCAAAGTCGTACCGCTGCTGGACGGCTACCGCTGCGTCCTGCCCACGCTGCCCTTCGGGGGGCACCGGCGGCCTATGCGCCCGGACGCCGACCTGTCCCACCGGGGCGTCGCCCGGCTGCTGGGCGAGTTCACCGAGCGGCTGGGCCTGGACGACGTGACCCTGGTCCTCAACGACTGGGGCGGCGGCCAGTTCCTGGTGCTGGAGGAGGGGCACCGGGTCGCGCGGATGGTGCTGGTGGCCTGCGAGGCGTTCGACAACTTCCCCCCGGGGCCGGCCAGGGTGCCGGCCGCCGTCTGCAAGGTCCCCGGCGGGGCCTGGCTCCTGGCGCGGCTGATGCGCGTCCCCTCGATCCGGAACGGCCGCCGGGGGTACGGCGGGCTGAGCCTGCGCGGAGTCCCGGACGAGATCATGGACGACTGGTTCACCCCGATCGCCCGGAACGGGGACGTCCGCAGGGACTTCGCCAGGTTCGCCACCTCGGCGCCGGGGCGGAAGACCCTGCTGGACTGGAGCGGCCGGCTGAGGAGCTTCGACGGCCCGGTACTGGTGGTGTGGGCGACCGAGGACCCGCTGATGCCGCGCGAACACGGCCCCCGGCTGGCGGGGCTGTACCCGGAGGGCCGGCTGGTCGAGATCGGGGACTCCTCCACCCTCGTCCCCGAGGACCAGCCGGAACGGCTCGCCGAGGCGATCACCGACTTCCTGACCCGGACCGGAGCGGAGCCGGTACGGCGTACCGCCTGA
- a CDS encoding TetR/AcrR family transcriptional regulator: MGHEQPDTRTRIQEAAAALFRRNGYPGTGLKRIATEANAPFGSIYHFFPGGKQQLAEETVRTAGAAYGRMVLALLESVADPVESVEHAFGAAADDLAATGYADACPIATVALEVANTDEVLRVATAEVFAEWVEAGAGWFGRWVPDREAARSLAQSMIMILEGAFVLSRAARDPEPLRVAGRTMAALLRAALERTGVERTGVERTGVERTGED, from the coding sequence ATGGGGCACGAGCAGCCGGACACGCGGACCCGGATCCAGGAGGCGGCCGCGGCGCTGTTCCGTCGCAACGGCTATCCGGGGACCGGCCTGAAGCGGATCGCGACGGAGGCGAACGCACCCTTCGGCTCGATCTACCACTTCTTCCCCGGCGGAAAGCAGCAGCTCGCCGAGGAGACGGTCCGCACGGCCGGAGCCGCGTACGGGCGGATGGTCCTGGCCCTGCTGGAGAGCGTCGCGGACCCGGTGGAGTCCGTCGAGCACGCCTTCGGTGCGGCCGCGGACGACCTCGCCGCGACCGGTTACGCCGACGCCTGCCCGATCGCCACGGTCGCGCTGGAGGTCGCGAACACCGACGAGGTCCTGCGGGTCGCGACGGCGGAGGTCTTCGCCGAGTGGGTCGAGGCCGGCGCGGGGTGGTTCGGCCGCTGGGTGCCCGACCGGGAGGCGGCGCGCTCACTCGCCCAATCGATGATCATGATCCTGGAGGGGGCGTTCGTGCTCTCCCGCGCCGCCCGCGACCCCGAGCCGCTGCGGGTGGCCGGCCGGACCATGGCCGCCCTGCTGCGCGCCGCCCTGGAGCGGACCGGCGTGGAGCGCACCGGCGTGGAGCGCACCGGCGTGGAGCGCACCGGCGAGGACTGA
- a CDS encoding LysE family translocator yields the protein MAEIIAVAVITVLAVISPGADFAMIVRNSYLYGRTAGLFAAAGIGLGVLVHVAYTMLGVGLLLSGTPVLFTVVKIVGACYLVWIGYKTFSARAEAADTTTEAADPEPRASRLQSLRTGFLTNALNPKTMLFVVSTYTQVVHRDTSLAQQAGYGLFMALTHLVWFGLAAGLFSAPALRSRMLRRQKALNRSIGAVLMALGVSLVFASA from the coding sequence GTGGCCGAGATCATCGCCGTCGCCGTCATCACGGTCCTGGCCGTCATCAGCCCCGGGGCCGACTTCGCCATGATCGTCCGCAACAGCTACCTCTACGGCCGCACCGCGGGCCTGTTCGCCGCCGCGGGCATCGGCCTGGGGGTCCTGGTCCACGTGGCGTACACCATGCTCGGTGTGGGCCTGCTGCTGTCCGGGACTCCCGTCCTGTTCACCGTCGTCAAGATCGTCGGCGCCTGCTACCTGGTCTGGATCGGTTACAAGACCTTCTCGGCCCGCGCCGAGGCCGCCGACACGACGACGGAGGCCGCCGACCCGGAGCCGCGCGCTTCCCGCCTGCAGTCCCTGCGGACCGGGTTCCTCACCAACGCCCTCAACCCGAAGACCATGCTCTTCGTCGTCAGCACCTACACCCAGGTCGTCCACCGCGACACCTCCCTCGCCCAGCAGGCCGGTTACGGGCTCTTCATGGCCCTCACCCACCTGGTCTGGTTCGGGCTCGCCGCGGGCCTCTTCTCCGCCCCCGCCCTCCGCAGCCGCATGCTCCGCCGCCAGAAGGCCCTCAACCGGAGTATCGGCGCCGTCCTGATGGCGCTCGGCGTCTCCCTCGTCTTCGCCTCCGCCTGA